Part of the Cognatishimia sp. WU-CL00825 genome, TTTAGAAACCACTGGCGGCGTTTGGCGTGATGTACCTCTTGCGCGGGGATCTTTTGCGGATTCTGGCCGTTGTTTCAGCCCTGCTATCAGTGTTGCGGGGTCAAATCTGGGCTCTTGTGTCCCTACGATACTGGGCGTAGCGAGCTGCTCTTTTGCCGTGTCTTGCTGGGGCTCTGCGCCATCGGTTTGTGCTTCAAGGCTGCGGTGGGCTCCGGGCAGGGGGGTCGCATCTTCAGAAGGAGTTTCCGCAATTGCCGTTAAGCGGCGCGACGTAGCAAACGGGGGCGCCGAAGGCTGGGTTTCCTCGGATTTTGGGCGTTCCAGCGGCCCTTCTGATACGATTGACACCACGGCGCTGTCGGGGCGAATGCTGGAGGGATCATCGACCAGCTCTGTCGCAGAATGGGTTTTTCCGAAAAAAGCTTCGGCATTAAAGTCGTCAGAAGCGGATTTTGCCACAAAGCAAACCGGCTCAAAGCCGTGCTCGCGGGCAAAATTTTCGGCCTCTGCAAGGGTTTCCTTGGCCACGGCTGCAACTTGTATGCCGAAATCGTCTTCAACGAAGTCATAGGCCAAGTCGTCGGTGGCATAGGGCGTTGCGCCCTCTAGGGCGGCAAGAACGGTTTGTTCTGTTGTTGTCTGAGCGGAAGGCAGAGATAAATATTTTATCTGGTCGTCAGGCAAAATAATTTTGCAAAGCGCGCTGCCATTGGCCTGGGCCTCGCCCAGTCCACGCAAATCCGCCAAAGCGGCATCAAGGTCAGCGTGTTGCAGGGGGACTTCCCCCAGCTTATGCCATCCCTCTGGAACGCGGCATAATAGAGAAATGCCTTCAAAAGATAGGGAAAGCGCAAAATCCGGTGTCATATATCGGCTCTAACATTCGAAGGTGACGGGCAGAAGGCCCGTTCAAGCTGCGTTGATTTTATAGCAGGAATTCGCCGAGGGGAAGAAAAAGCCCAATATCCCCAAGTATTTTCGTGCCAAAGATCTTAGGTCTTAAATCCAGATAAATATCAAGGAGCATTCAATGCGGTTCGTTCAGAAAATGGTTTTGGTCGTCGGGCTTATGCTTCCTGCGGTGGCGCAGGCCGGGCAAATCGTGGTGCAGGGTCGCGGGACAGTAGAGCAAACCCCGGATATGGCGATAATCTCGCTGGGGGCACGGTTTCAGGCCCATACAGCCCGCGAGGCCTTGGATGAAGTCAACAAACGCACCAAGGCCGCCCTGGATATTATGACGGATATGGGGGTTGCGCCGCGCGATATGCAAACTGGAAATTTGCAACTGAATCCGCTTTGGGATCATGGGGCCAATCATAATGAGGTGGCGCGTATTCGCGGCTATGAGGCGCGAAACCAAGTGACTATTCGCGTGCGCGATCTGACATTGCTTGGAAACTCATTGGATCAAATTGTTACCAAAGGTGCCAATGTCTTCAACGGATTAAGCTTTGCGATGCAGGATCCTTCGGTCGCCTTAGCAGAGGCGCGCAAACAGGCGGTGCTTGATGCGCGCGACAAGGCGGCATTGTATGCAGAGGCCGCAGGCGTAGATCTTGGGGCAATTATCTCGATTGACGAGGGTGTGCGCATTGCTCCGCAGCCCAGATTTGCAGCACGGGCGGAAATGGCGATGGATTCAGCCGTCCCCATAGCCGCAGGAGAGCTTAGCACAAGCGCAACTGTGACAATCGTTTA contains:
- a CDS encoding SIMPL domain-containing protein (The SIMPL domain is named for its presence in mouse protein SIMPL (signalling molecule that associates with mouse pelle-like kinase). Bacterial member BP26, from Brucella, was shown to assemble into a channel-like structure, while YggE from E. coli has been associated with resistance to oxidative stress.), which produces MRFVQKMVLVVGLMLPAVAQAGQIVVQGRGTVEQTPDMAIISLGARFQAHTAREALDEVNKRTKAALDIMTDMGVAPRDMQTGNLQLNPLWDHGANHNEVARIRGYEARNQVTIRVRDLTLLGNSLDQIVTKGANVFNGLSFAMQDPSVALAEARKQAVLDARDKAALYAEAAGVDLGAIISIDEGVRIAPQPRFAARAEMAMDSAVPIAAGELSTSATVTIVYEIAQ